A window from Buchnera aphidicola (Mindarus abietinus) encodes these proteins:
- a CDS encoding Nif3-like dinuclear metal center hexameric protein, which produces MLNITLEKIINKKLNSTIIKDYSPNGLQVEGKKNIKKIVTGVTACQDLLNLAVKEKADAIIVHHGYFWNGSPRPITGILKKRIKTLLCNDINLYSWHLPLDIHEKIGNNRQIANKLGIEIIGNILPIVPWGKFKKKITGQELREKIINKYHRIPFYYAPNEKKYIDKIAWCSGKGQKFLEEAVKFGINTFLTGEMSEETIHFVKENQIHFFSIGHHVSEIDGIKALTKWLKEKYALNAKFFNIDNPV; this is translated from the coding sequence TTGTTAAATATAACTTTAGAAAAAATAATTAATAAAAAATTAAATAGTACAATAATTAAAGATTATTCTCCTAATGGATTACAAGTAGAAGGAAAAAAAAATATAAAAAAAATAGTTACTGGAGTAACAGCTTGCCAAGATTTATTAAATTTAGCCGTTAAAGAAAAAGCAGATGCAATTATTGTTCATCATGGTTATTTTTGGAATGGATCTCCTAGACCTATTACAGGAATTTTAAAGAAAAGAATTAAAACATTATTATGTAATGATATTAATTTATATAGTTGGCACCTTCCATTAGATATACACGAAAAAATAGGAAATAATAGGCAAATAGCAAACAAATTAGGTATAGAAATTATTGGTAATATACTACCTATAGTACCTTGGGGAAAATTTAAAAAAAAAATAACAGGACAAGAATTAAGAGAAAAAATTATAAATAAATATCATAGAATTCCTTTCTATTATGCACCTAATGAAAAAAAATATATAGATAAAATAGCTTGGTGTAGTGGGAAAGGACAAAAATTTTTAGAAGAAGCAGTAAAATTTGGAATAAATACATTTTTAACTGGAGAAATGTCTGAAGAAACTATTCATTTTGTTAAAGAAAACCAAATTCATTTTTTCTCTATAGGACATCATGTAAGCGAAATAGATGGAATAAAAGCTTTAACTAAATGGTTAAAAGAAAAATATGCGTTAAATGCTAAGTTTTTTAATATAGATAATCCGGTATAA
- a CDS encoding 2-oxoglutarate dehydrogenase E1 component has protein sequence MNNELIKSWDDFINMINSNQFYVENLYKKFLNNPSLIDENWKKIFLQFFKKTKNKDNVFNKNFLKKNEFENKEINSFSIEIFKLIDSFRRYGHRYAKLDPLKNSRTEFSEDMKYFYYKKNINQFVQNKNFYYLNNSKEYSSLKNLYIDLKKIYSNSIGIEYMHIENVEERNWIQKNVESIDKSFLFDTHKKKEILKYLISAESLEKYLNIKFPGVKRFSLEGSETLIPMLSEMILQSSKLHVLKIFLGMAHRGRINVLANIIGKKIRNIFSEFSSKNLERSYSGDVKYHMGFKSKLKKINEILIELKFNPSHLEIISPVVLGSSRAYLDKKKLFNSNTIVPIIIHGDASITGQGVVQETLNMSQTRGYSVGGSIHIIINNQIGFTTSNRKDLRSTQYCSDIAKMIQSPIFHINADDPEAAIFISKLAIKYRKIFKKDIFIDLVCYRRFGHNEIDDPSVTQPIMYQKIKNHKTVKEIYENKLIQEKIIQLDEIELLSSQYRKKLDIEYEKYIHIKPKKNIFFPIKIKKDINYLNHKKNFFSEKIKDIAINIFSIPNTINLHKKIKNVYNDRLDMANGKKKFDWGASELLAYATLLNQGISCRITGEDVSRGTFFHRHAIIHDQKNGETYIPLKSFSKFKQSKFYIWDSVLSEEAALAFEYGYSSTNQKMLVVWEAQFGDFSNGAQIVIDQFLSSSEQKWNQQSGLVLLLPHGYEGQGPEHSSARLERFLQLCAQKNMRISIPTTSGQMYHLLIEHAYNKNKKPLIIISPKSLLRNPLTFSSLENLKNGNFKTVIYDTNQIKKEKINKIIFCSGKIYYELLINQIKNKKNNILIVRIENLYPFPNKKIIKIFKSLDKIDDIIWCQEEPKNQGSWNYVKSYFKKIMFKNQKISYVGRSKSASPATGFLYIHQKEQQKIIFDALNII, from the coding sequence ATGAATAATGAACTTATAAAATCATGGGATGATTTTATTAATATGATAAATAGTAATCAATTTTATGTAGAAAATCTATATAAAAAATTTTTGAATAATCCAAGTTTGATAGATGAAAATTGGAAAAAAATATTTTTACAATTTTTTAAAAAAACAAAAAATAAAGATAATGTTTTTAATAAAAACTTTTTAAAAAAAAATGAATTTGAAAATAAAGAAATAAATAGTTTTTCTATTGAAATATTTAAATTAATTGATTCATTTAGAAGATATGGCCATCGATACGCTAAACTAGATCCTTTAAAAAATTCTCGAACAGAATTTAGCGAAGACATGAAATATTTTTATTATAAAAAAAACATAAATCAATTCGTTCAAAATAAAAATTTTTACTATTTAAATAATAGTAAAGAATATTCTTCTTTAAAAAATCTTTATATCGATTTAAAAAAAATATATTCCAATTCTATTGGAATTGAATATATGCACATTGAAAATGTCGAAGAAAGAAATTGGATACAAAAAAATGTTGAATCTATAGATAAAAGTTTTTTATTCGATACACATAAAAAAAAAGAAATTTTAAAATATTTAATTTCTGCTGAAAGCTTAGAAAAATACTTGAATATCAAATTTCCAGGAGTAAAAAGATTTTCTTTAGAAGGTTCAGAAACATTAATACCAATGCTATCCGAAATGATATTACAATCTAGTAAATTACATGTTTTAAAAATATTTTTAGGAATGGCACATAGAGGAAGAATAAATGTATTAGCTAATATTATTGGAAAAAAAATAAGGAATATTTTTTCTGAATTTTCTTCAAAAAATTTAGAAAGATCGTATAGTGGAGATGTAAAATACCATATGGGTTTTAAATCAAAGCTAAAAAAAATAAATGAAATTTTAATAGAATTAAAATTCAATCCTTCTCATTTAGAAATTATTTCTCCTGTTGTTCTTGGTTCTTCTAGAGCTTATTTGGATAAAAAAAAATTATTTAATAGTAATACAATTGTTCCAATAATTATTCATGGTGATGCTTCTATTACCGGACAAGGAGTAGTTCAGGAAACTTTGAACATGTCTCAAACGAGAGGGTATAGTGTTGGTGGAAGTATCCATATTATAATTAATAATCAAATAGGATTTACAACCTCTAATAGAAAAGATTTGCGATCTACTCAGTACTGTAGTGACATTGCCAAAATGATTCAATCACCAATATTTCATATTAATGCTGATGATCCAGAAGCGGCTATTTTTATATCTAAATTAGCTATAAAATATAGAAAAATATTTAAAAAAGATATTTTTATAGATTTAGTCTGTTACCGCAGATTTGGACATAATGAAATTGATGATCCTTCCGTAACACAACCTATTATGTATCAAAAAATAAAAAATCATAAAACAGTAAAAGAAATATATGAAAATAAATTAATACAAGAAAAAATAATACAATTAGATGAAATTGAACTCTTATCATCACAATATCGTAAAAAATTAGATATCGAATATGAAAAATATATTCATATAAAACCAAAAAAGAATATTTTTTTTCCAATAAAAATAAAAAAAGATATAAATTATTTAAATCACAAAAAAAATTTTTTTTCTGAAAAAATTAAAGACATAGCGATAAACATTTTTTCTATACCTAATACAATTAATTTACATAAAAAAATAAAAAATGTCTATAACGATAGATTAGATATGGCAAATGGAAAAAAAAAATTTGACTGGGGAGCTTCGGAATTATTAGCCTATGCCACTTTATTAAATCAAGGAATATCTTGTCGAATAACAGGAGAAGATGTTTCTAGAGGAACTTTTTTTCATAGACATGCTATTATTCATGATCAAAAAAATGGAGAAACTTACATTCCTTTAAAATCTTTTTCTAAATTTAAACAATCTAAATTTTATATTTGGGATTCTGTTTTATCGGAAGAAGCAGCTTTAGCTTTTGAATATGGATATAGTTCTACTAATCAAAAAATGCTAGTTGTATGGGAAGCACAATTTGGGGATTTTTCTAATGGCGCCCAAATAGTTATCGATCAATTTTTAAGTTCAAGCGAACAAAAATGGAATCAACAAAGCGGGTTGGTATTATTATTACCGCATGGATATGAAGGTCAAGGACCTGAACATTCTTCAGCAAGATTAGAACGTTTTTTACAATTATGCGCTCAAAAAAATATGCGGATTTCTATTCCTACAACTTCTGGACAAATGTATCACTTATTAATTGAACATGCTTATAATAAAAATAAAAAACCTTTAATTATTATTTCTCCAAAATCACTTTTAAGAAATCCATTAACTTTTTCTTCTTTAGAAAATCTTAAAAATGGAAATTTTAAAACAGTTATTTATGATACAAATCAAATTAAAAAGGAAAAAATAAATAAAATTATTTTTTGTTCTGGAAAAATATATTATGAACTATTAATTAATCAAATAAAAAACAAAAAAAATAATATTTTAATAGTTAGAATAGAAAATTTATACCCTTTTCCAAATAAGAAAATAATAAAAATATTTAAATCTTTAGATAAAATTGATGATATTATTTGGTGTCAAGAAGAACCAAAAAATCAAGGTTCATGGAATTACGTTAAAAGTTATTTTAAAAAAATAATGTTTAAAAATCAAAAAATAAGTTATGTGGGACGTTCTAAATCAGCTTCTCCAGCTACAGGATTTCTTTATATTCACCAAAAAGAACAACAAAAAATAATTTTTGATGCTCTAAATATAATTTAA